One stretch of Candidatus Methanomethylicota archaeon DNA includes these proteins:
- a CDS encoding type 1 glutamine amidotransferase, whose protein sequence is MSHKVKRVAILAGPEYEDLELHYPLLRLKEAGFDVKVIALTKDPVKGKHGLTVKPDLTFAEAKPEEFDCVVIPGGWAPDTLRRYKEVLDFVKNIAARGIVAAICHGPQILISAGLLKGKRVTCVSAIKDDVINAGAEYLNEPVVVDGNMITSRIPSDLPYFCQEIIKALQKE, encoded by the coding sequence ATCTCGCATAAAGTTAAGAGAGTAGCCATCCTAGCTGGACCAGAATACGAAGACCTGGAATTACACTACCCATTATTAAGGCTTAAGGAAGCAGGATTCGATGTGAAAGTTATAGCACTCACAAAAGATCCAGTTAAAGGTAAACATGGATTAACAGTAAAACCAGATTTGACGTTTGCTGAAGCTAAACCTGAAGAATTTGATTGCGTAGTAATACCTGGAGGATGGGCGCCTGACACACTTAGGAGATATAAGGAGGTACTTGATTTCGTTAAGAATATCGCCGCAAGAGGGATAGTAGCAGCCATATGCCATGGACCACAAATACTAATATCAGCAGGACTCCTAAAAGGTAAACGCGTAACCTGCGTATCAGCCATCAAAGACGATGTAATAAATGCTGGAGCAGAATACCTAAATGAACCCGTAGTTGTAGATGGAAACATGATAACCTCAAGAATACCCTCAGACCTACCATACTTCTGCCAAGAAATAATAAAAGCACTACAAAAGGAATAG